The genomic DNA ACAACTGGTTGCGACAACCCAAATGTGTCGCATATTTAATTAAGCGAGAAATTTAGTCTTTTTACGACAACTCTGGATTGTCACCAATATCTTTATAAAGATATGTCAAATTAGCATAGTTGTCGAAAATATAAAATGCAAGATTAaatatttgttgaaaaaaataataggcAAGATCGCATATAATGATTTGCAACATATGCAAAAGAATCATTGTTTGTTGCAAATGACTTTAAATGAGGCTGGATTGTTTGTCTCAtttaataattatttatttaaaaatttaaaaataatttgaatatttaaaaaattaatttattaataataataaaagatttattaaatcataaatCAAATAGAGTTTACAAAATTCTacccaaaaataataatagctaataaaaagaaaaattgtttgCCAAGCTAGACTAGCTAAATCCTAATccaaaaattactaaaaataacTATGAATCACAAATCTTCCTCCAAATCCTCTGTTTCAGAATTATCTCCATTGTTTTGGACACCGTCTTCATCTCTTCCAAAGACATCATCTTCTTCACTGTTGGGTACTACGATATTCATGTCAATGTTTTCTGTATCAGCAAAGCAACCTTGGCTATTCATCATGAACTTCTTCAACATTGTCATTAGCTGTGCATTTTGTGACCGCATAGTGTCCACAGTTGATTCAAGCTTCTTCACTTTATCTTGCATTACGTTCATCTCAGAACTCACAGCTGTTGAAGATGTAACAGTTGGAAGCTCCATGCGAGGAAACGAGCCTAAACCACGAACTCTTTTTCCCTTCCTTCCACACTCTTCAGCCATGATTGGAATCTCATCACGCGCAGTAACTTGTACAGATTCTGGTGGAGTACCCTCTGGTGCCTCCAGGGTTAGTTTCTCCTTATGCTCTTCTCTCTTATTTTTCAGTCGAtcctacaaaaataaaatataaaaacaaaaataaatatgttATTTACTTATATATTTAAATAGTAATTATTTTCCCAAAACTAATACGACTTTAACAAAATTGATAACAATACTTACATATTTATCACGTGCAGCATCACTAACCCAATTGCTATTTGAATCTTGATACATAGCTGCCCAATTGTCTATGAAAGACAAAGGATTACCCTCCTGCAATTTAAAAAAATCTCCCAAATTAACAATTATTCAAGATAACATTTTAATTAACTCACTTGAAACTCATTAAATTTACCTTGGCTGTCCTCAAAGCATGTTGAATGAAAGGCATAGCTCCACCACGATGCGTACTCCTTTGTCTCTTTCGGCTAGTTGAATTCTTCTCGCATTTATCCTTTATAAATATTGTGAGGTTAATTATGTACTCTAAAATTTTTAATCAAAGCATAAAACTGTAATattatttcttttaaaaaaacattcaacaataaaaatattttgaaaaaataaaggagTAAAGAATACATACAATATATTTTGGATCGGTGTAGAGTTTATCACATAGCCAATGCCACTCCTCTGTCGATCTCTCACCCCATAGATCAGGTGGAGGAAGTGTGGCTCGTCCCCGAACAGGTGTGCCACATTTTATCAAACTCTTTCCAAGCTACAGAGTCTGCCGGATGCCTCATCTCACCCTCCACATCAACTCGTTTATCTTTATGCCATCTCATGTCATTCGATGTGTGTCTAGATCTGAATAATCTTTGTAACCTTGGTTTCAATGGAAAATATCGCAACACTTTCTGAGGAACCTTTTTTTTCTGTTCACGATCACTATTCTTATATCGTGGCTCATTACAAACCGGACATTTGTCTTTCCCTTCATTCTCTTTGTAGAACAAGGCACAATCATATTTACAAACATGAATGGTTTCATACCCCAAGCCATTGGAAAAAGATCGTTCATCATATCAAAAATACCTGTATTGTGTTCAGATGCATCAACTGGGCTATTCGGAATAGTTTGACTTCGCACTTCATTCTGTTCTCCGTGATATATCCATGGGTTATATGTTGTTACCATGCCATTTTTCAATAAATGGATCTTGACCACGGTTAAAGGGTGTGAATTTGTGTTATTGCACTTCATGCACGGACATGAGATCTGATTATTCGCATTCACATGATGCTTCGCAACCTCAAGAAAAGAGTTAACCCCTTCTTTAAACGCATTAGTAAACCGATAATTTGGATCTGAACCCCACTGAATCCACGCCCTATCCATTCTTGTTGCGTCAAATTATTAAGAAGCTTTCGCTGCTCCTCACTGAATTCAAAAGAGATTGATTGAGATATGGGACTGCCCGTGAGAAGAAACAAACAATCAAATTCCAAACTCAATGTTTATTGCTTTTTGTTATTGTTGTTTctgttatttatatttttttctttttctttttccgtgAAGCTGGAGAATTCCCAGTCGGGCCAACATATCTTTTCCTTTGTGAAATAGGTTTTATGCAGGACCTAATCCTAGAGCTAATCTAAATCTTGGACATAttcctttttattattattattattattttggttCTGAAACCTCTTCTACAATTTCTCTCCGTCCCGCACACTCACCGCCCGCCACCCCCTCTCTCATGGCCCCCTTCATCATCGGAGCCTCCGGAGAAATTTTTCCGTCAATTGATGGACTTCGAAAGCTCGTCCGCTAATTTACCAGATGCCCACCCTTCTCAATGAGATTTGGAACCCCAACCCCAATCTCAAATGCCCACTCTTCTCTTTGAAAGGTTCGTTCTTTGTTGTTCATATTTCATGGGTTTTTTTGATTAAATTTCATTGAAATTATGGAACTTTGATCAATTATTGGAATCTCTCTTTATCGATTTGGTTGCGATTCTGTTTTGGATGATGGTTCTGTTGGAGGTATATGCTtgtttggaagaagaagaacaaaactaATTAGATTCGATTGTTATTGCCCAGGTATGACTGATACAGGCTGTATCATACAGCCAAGTTCATTTGCAGGACTGATGCCTCAGGCTAGTTACGTACCCCGTTGTATGGAATCTAACACCTTCGGGATATGAAATCAGGTGTGGGTCAGGCTTCTGAAATTTTGTAATTTCAAGATTGGGTGTTTCTATATAGCTCTATATTGATACATTGCATTTTGTGATATGGATTTCAGGTAGGTTCTGAACTTGATTCTTCATCTGGGCATTATAATTTTTTGCTTGTAATCCCTAGATTGTGTATGTACGTGAAGGAGGAATGGAGGATAGCAATCTGAATTTGGTTTCTTTTCCACTGTTCTTTCTCTTCAATCTGGAATGAAGGAGCATTTTGCCCAGATAATGCGATTGAAGAAGGAGCATTTTGCCCAGATAATACGTACAccactggaaaaaaaaaaaaaaaattactatttCATGAACCTTTATACCAAAATGATTGATTCTAAGCATACTCCAGATCGTCTTACTTTCCATCTTTTGTTAAAGAATTTCTTCCTTTGTAATcgttattgagggtcaatatgATTGGCTGTTCTGCTAGCTGCTAGCGGGTTCAATAATCAGACTAATTGAGATTGGAGAGCATAGGTTTGAATTAAGGTGGACTGAACAATTAGTAACAGAGACACGAAGCTGTACCTACCAATGTGTTTCAGATTTGCCTCAAGAGGTTTTACCTCATCCAGATTCGCCTTGAGCGAATTTCACTTCACTCAAATCCGTCTTGAAGGAATTTTGCCTCACCCAGATTCACCTTGAGAGGTTTCATTTCACCCAGATTAACCTTGAGAGGTTTCATCTTACCCAGATTCGTCTTCATGGGATTTCACCTCCCTCAAATCCGCCTTGAGGGAATTTGGCCTCACCCAGATTCACCTTGAAAGGTTTCATCTCACCCATATTAACCTTGAGAGGTTTCATCTTACCCAGCTTCATGGGATTTCACCTCCCTCAAATCCGCCTTGAGAAGATTTACCTCATCCAAATTCGCCTCAAAAGGATTTCATCTCACCCAAATCTGCCTTAAAAAATTTCACGTCGACAAGAAAATTCAAACAATAAGCGAGTAGTTGCACAAAAAATAAACGACAATTCTTATAAACCGCCGCCTAATTGGTTTTCAGAGCGTAAGTTAAACTTGTCACATAATCACTAAGCAACAACCCGTaaaagtcgtcgcctaattgtttttttgtgagaaaattaaagttgtcacataaacattaaccgacaactcgtaCAGGTCGTCGTCTAATTGGTTTTCAGCGAGGAAGTTCAGGTTATCATACAAACATTAAGTGACAACCTGTACAAGTCCTCACTTAATTGGTCGTTtgcaagaaaattaaagttgtcacataaacattgacCGACCACTAATACAAGTTGTCGCCTAATTGGtcttttgtgagaaaattaaagttgtcatattaacattaaccgacaactcgtaAAAGTTGTCGCCTAATTGATTTTGAGCGAGGAAGTTCaggttgtcacataatcatCAAGCGACAACCTGTAAAAGTCGTCACCTTATAGAtcttttgtgagaaaattaaagttgtcacatataCATTAATCGACAACTAGTAGAAGTTGTCGCCTAATTTATTTTCAGTGAGGAAATTCAACTTGTCTCATAAACATTAAGCAACAACCTATTAAAGTTGtcgccaaattgattttcagcgagAAAGTTCAGGTTGTCGCATAATCATCAAGCGACAACCTGTAAAAGTCGTCACCTTATAGGccttttgtgagaaaattaaagttgtcacatataCATTAATCGACAACTAGTAGAAGTTGTCGCCTAATTTATTTTCAGTgaggaaattcaaattgtcTCAAAAACATTAAGCAACAACCCATTAAAGTTAtcgccaaattgattttcagcgaggaaattcaaattgtcacataaaTATTAAGCGACAACCCAATAAAGTTGTcaccaaattgattttcagtgAGGAAGGTAaggttgtcacataatcattaaccgacaactcacaGAAGTGGTCACTAAATCAGTATTCAGTGACAGAAATCTAGttatcacataaacattaagcgacaattcacagaagtcgtcgcctaattaatcttttgcgaggaagttaaagttgtcacataaacattaaccgacaattgGTAGAAATTGTCGCTTAATTGATATTTTGCGAGGAATTGGGTGTCGCATAATGTCATATGGGCGACAACTGTCAATTTCTTGCAAATTCCTACTTTATGCGACCAATTGGTTGTCGCCGATGGGATCATGTGCGACAACTGAAATTTCCTCGTATTTGCCAAGCTTTTGCGACGAATTTTAggttgtcacaatgaaattcctcgcttttgctattttctcttgtagtgtgcctcctagtggcagggtgaaacttagtgtcactggatgtattttccagtggcaacatgataggaaagctgtgcgtatggaaattatgctatgctgtaatcgagttgcaaatcgagttatctttccgttgtgtcaccgctgtgtGACctgtgtcaaagcaaatagagttgccagtagagcgctctttgctagttggtgcttagttgaatacagttgtttagtagagactcatgatagtatttcaggatgttctctaagtgcgtattgtaatcaggggtttaggctccatgtcccccccttgtattcgacagtttcattaatcaaggcttaagggcagccgcaccaccctttattcagaaaaaaaaaaatatttatcatccaacggtccatatcttaaattagtctttaaagatcatctctataaaaaattaatcgaatcagaaatcatataattatctaattgaatcaaacaaattgatggttctaacaacacttaccactattatgatgaaccgtccatgtacttcatagaaatgaataactaaaaggtcttcaatttgattattttttacagagctaatctttgtataaTGTCATataacatgaatggttggattagaaaattataaagttaaaaTACATTAATCGCATtagagggtgaatatgctcattcatcCCAggagtgaacctaagaattgtccaatgaaattgaaaaatggaTTAGTTTAGAGTTTTAGTTTGGGAGAAGATTGAGATGGGATTTTTCGAAATGGACTGAATCAGTTTGTTTAGGGATTTTGGGGTTAATGGATTTTGGATTTCCTGCAGTGAAGTCTATGCAAAATGTATAGACTTGCAAAAATAGCCTATATCTATACtcttattaagagaagagaggttgctctccaaaatagaaattttttaccaatttaacctttatatattaaaaaactatgaaatataattaattaataaggataatatggtaaattgtaaaatagaagaaaaaaaattaaaaagcagAAAATGTAGTAGTTGTACGGAAAGTTTTTTCACTactttaacttctctccacacacatagtgggtgggccctactagtgtgtgtgtgtctatatatatatgtatatatatatatatatatatatatatatatatatatatatttcagagcgaggttagagtttagggtcacttttcagtctcatatccacatctcgaccgttcagtcgAACCGAACCAAAGTGTTTTATTTTCGGCAAAAAATCCATACCAATTTGATCGATTCGATGCAGTCTTTCGGGTTTTTCTATTCAGGCCTATCTTCATCCCAccattaattgaaaaaaaagttttataaaTACCTTTCGGAGGTTGTAACACACTCATGACACAGGTCGGAATTGCTTGTGCAACTAATTTAATGAATACTGATTTACTGGATTTTGAAAGAATGATTAATCGTAAAGTTGGTAATAGTCTAAAACATAAATGACAAGAATAGAAAAGGAAAATTTTGGGTAGGTAAGAATACTGAAAAATCCAATCCACCAACCACAATGTTCTTGCCTTTTGGAACCCTCGAACCAGATTTATAAGTTGAAGCGAAATTGAGATGGTGTGAGACAAAACAGAAGCTCTTATAGCGTGTTTAGGAGTTTACATTCCATTATCTGATGGTTGAGATTTGAAGTTGTGTATATGTAGAAAGCAAAGAGATAGAAACAAAGATGATGCAAACAAACCTAGCATTTC from Rosa rugosa unplaced genomic scaffold, drRosRugo1.1 SCAFFOLD_175, whole genome shotgun sequence includes the following:
- the LOC133724204 gene encoding uncharacterized protein LOC133724204; translated protein: MYQDSNSNWVSDAARDKYDRLKNKREEHKEKLTLEAPEGTPPESVQVTARDEIPIMAEECGRKGKRVRGLGSFPRMELPTVTSSTAVSSEMNVMQDKVKKLESTVDTMRSQNAQLMTMLKKFMMNSQGCFADTENIDMNIVVPNSEEDDVFGRDEDGVQNNGDNSETEDLEEDL